In Eucalyptus grandis mitochondrion, complete genome, a single genomic region encodes these proteins:
- the rpl10 gene encoding ribosomal protein L10 (rpl10), with amino-acid sequence MPVGRSILQRESLLRVSGEERSPEILISFHSSGSTSNQWRKLKNPWFPGRTSFRPSCCGTGKKKRFFAQLAHSAGPTCISYLAEEASDRLEFLPSWDSMDHDLLSLVGQYRSTLVDHMDVEKASDLDELETSLFHFYLPSSYLCFVCSREEFDYCESRLVPENALPLELGFQIFSI; translated from the coding sequence ATGCCAGTTGGAAGAAGTATTCTACAGAGGGAAAGCCTGTTACGAGTAAGTGGAGAAGAAAGATCTCCAGAGATTCTTATCTCATTCCATTCCAGTGGCTCGACCAGTAACCAATGGCGAAAACTAAAAAATCCATGGTTTCCCGGTAGAACCTCATTTCGCCCAAGTTGTTGCGGAACCGGAAAAAAGAAGCGGTTTTTCGCACAGCTTGCTCATAGTGCAGGTCCCACTTGTATATCGTATTTGGCCGAAGAAGCATCGGACAGGTTGGAGTTCTTACCTTCTTGGGACTCCATGGACCACGATCTGCTTTCATTAGTTGGCCAATACCGATCCACTTTAGTAGATCATATGGATGTAGAAAAAGCTTCTGATTTGGATGAATTGGAAACATCTCTTTTCCATTTCTATTTACCCAGTTCATATCTTTGTTTCGTGTGTTCCCGGGAGGAATTCGATTATTGTGAAAGCAGGCTAGTCCCCGAAAATGCCCTTCCTTTGGAGTTGGGGTTCCAAATCTTTTCAATTTGA
- the atp9 gene encoding ATP synthase subunit 9 (atp9), whose product MLESAKLIGAGAATIASAGAAVGIGNVFSSLIHSVARNPSLAKQSFGYAILGFALTEAIALFAPMMAFLILFVF is encoded by the coding sequence ATGTTAGAGAGTGCCAAATTAATTGGGGCCGGAGCTGCTACAATTGCTTCAGCGGGAGCAGCTGTCGGTATTGGAAACGTCTTCAGTTCTTTGATTCATTCCGTGGCTAGAAATCCATCATTGGCTAAACAATCATTTGGTTATGCCATTTTGGGCTTTGCACTCACCGAAGCAATTGCATTGTTTGCCCCAATGATGGCCTTTTTAATCTTATTTGTATTCTGA